TCAGTCCTTAGTAATGTGTTTCCTTTCCTTGGGGTTTCTTTGTAGTAGAAATAGTTAGTATCATGTCATTTAGAAGGAAgacttttatgattttttttcttacgACTAACAACTTATAGTCTATTGATATAGAAGGGTGTTCGGTTGAACCTAAACTCGGTTTATCTATGCTCTTAAATTTCAACTTCATGTTCTATCTGCATATATATGTTTGTGTGCATTGTTCATTTCTTTGAACTTCCAAGATCTAAGAAACCCATCAATATGGTACACATGCTCTGAGTGTGTGTGAGACGGTGTGGTTAAGCAAAACAGAATCAAACCTCATCCTTCTCAGATAAGGAGATATGTCCATGGCTCCAACGAGTACCGCGTACATTCCCAACCCAAACATCAAAACCAAGGTCGGCAAGGATGAAGCCTAATGATTGTTCTGCGGAATTCAAAAACCAAGCATCACCACCCTGTACATGTATTGAAGTTAGCTTGAACCTCTCCATTGTTCCACAACAGATATGTAAGAAAAGTAATTGACATACAATGCAAAACTGATTTGTTAAACATATTGCCACTCTGATTTAATGAAAGAATTTCAACATGTTAACATGAAGAGAGCGAGACAGGTATGGGACTTATGTTGAAATAAACATTCCCAAACTATGTAGCTTCTACTGGATGCCTGAGTTAGCCATGAAACAAAACATGCGGCCTTTCGTCTAAATGACCTCTGGCTCCTAGAGGTTGAATGCAACAATTTACTAAAATCCTCATGGCTGGATACTTGAATACGTATTCACATTTCACCAAATCACAACTACCTCCTATCAAATTCAACCTTAGTTCTGAACTTTTGACATGTGAAAATTGGACCTACTACAATCCTTCAAGCCTAAGGTATTCAATATAAATCAATTGCAAAGTCGAAAGTACTTCACGAATTAATACAGAACTCTGAGAACTACACACATGTTCAGAAAGTTTCACTGGAAAGGGAAATTATTTTTAAATGAAGCTTAAATACTCAGTTCAAAAGCCAgtgcggaaaaaaaaaaaacgagtgcACACAAACTCACAGTAACTTTAATGATAAAGATCGATCAAAACCTGAAAAAGTCCATGTTGAAGGAGAATTGGAGGACCGGAGTTAGCTTGTACAGCTCCATTACTTGACGATACACGTTGAATGCctaatatgtaaccatcttttgtTTGAGTCTACAGGAATTGGAAcaataaaaatgttaaatgtaaAACCCTTCTTTAATCAATCAGCTATATTTTTAATAAATTACCACCCTAATAGTAGTTGAacagaggaaaagaaaaatgctGATGAAAAGGATAAGAAAATGTTACGATGTGTTCAGAGCATGGATAACCAGAAGGTTGAATCAACTGAGAACATAAACCTTCATTACTTAATCGACGATGGAGATTGGAGATTGAATTCTTTGGTAGATAATTCACTCTTTCCCAAAAAGAATCCATTAAAcatgaaggagaagaagatgtAAAGTGAGAAAATCTCCATTAACATCACTCTCCTCCCCATTTTCTGCCACTTCCCAGAAATGGCATGTTTCCCTATGGAAAAGTCAGAGACGAAAGTGTCACGGGAATGTTTGTTTTTCGGATCTTATGAGTTTGCATGGGGATCCAAAAGTCGAACCAGATACTACGGGGAATGGAATTCGGTAGGGGTACATTTTTTTTTCCCATGTCATTTGGAAGAAGTAGCACTTTAGGCATTTTAAAGCATTCCGAGACCCAACCCCCTAGTTAAATTAATTACAGCGTGTTTGGATACATATCTGGTAGTTTTTTgatttctagaagtcaaaaagtgAAAAGTCAGTTTGGGTGTGGAATTTTAGAATGACTTCTACAAgcataaaaattgattttttgtgaagcaaaatatatgGACTTCTGACTTCTGGAGAAGCAGaattgtatccaaacgcgctattaaTGACACATGGAATGAGGCTCACCATGCCTCTTCTAGATTTTGTGTTCTCTTGTCTAGCCGGAGTTGTCGACCGACTCAATGATCCGTGGCAGCAGCTAGATTTTTAAACGGTTAGATTATTACCTTATAAATAACACACCATTTCAAACACTAAAACTCATACATTTcgattttttcttaaattttctACTATAAAAAATAATTCTAGTATTTTAAATTCTTTAATCGAAATGTCTCGAAAggctattatatttttcatgatgtgaaacttgaaattgatgttgttgtgataaGATATgtgctatttttttttaaaattgaaaatattaaaaggGGAAGCATGGTGCAATTAGAAGTTAATGTAGGTGAATGTTCTGCtataaggaaaagaaaaactcacGCTTTCAAAATTAACATACGAAGTTACAAAAACCAAGAAAATTCCATTCCAGAATGTGTTGAATATAAGATACGTCCAATGAAGATACCCATGAGGCCATAGATTGTCCGAGATTTTTATCGAAGTCTTTATTTAAGTTTTTATTGTCTAAGTTATATCTTTTAAAAAATGGACACTGATATTATTTAATTGGAAAATATTTAGAATTTAAAAGTTCGACTTCCATTTTTGATTAACGGTGTTTATTATTACATTTAGACTTCATTTAATTAACTTGGTTTAATAGCGGAAAAATGCAAAACTAAGTTTTGTACTCACAATTTAATTTCGCCATAATGGCATGGAGTCAGACTTGTAAATTTGTAAAGCGAAATTGTAAAGCTCGCCTGATTTACTGTTTTAACTCGCGGACTCCGACCCGACCGATTTTTACCTGTAATCTGATGTTATTAGGGAAACCGATATTTCTTCTCTGGACtcctctgttagagcattgatcggtggaactcgcatgctttgctatctcaagcatgtttgtcaatgttagtgatcaaaactataagtcttgatttctagtctactatagctaaggtctcggactaggatagaaagtgtagttgagctcaagaactccatggcaatcatcatacaaaacgagggactactcaaagaaccggtggctcttcatcgaataaaaggtatgtggagacttgaacttatctatcactcaaaagtatatttatctcatatcttgagacaaaagtcgtttttgctatatagacttagattataaacatttgctatttcgagccgagtttatctggcctatctatttctcgaaatatgtgttggtaagctttctctttaaccaagttcatctttacctagtgacgaaagtcatgacaagtttcaatcactttggaaattgcttactttgacaaaaaatattttgtgaataacatctatagaatatcaacgtcctctaagaatgttccaatgattgaaatgagagtttagattatataaccattggaggatataagcattgttttggaaacacatatatgtataagtccttattccttgaaccgaagtctgcgaactttgttgatcaagagaaccggtatggtggcgtgagccaagtccgcgaactcagtctgcgaactagcggaagttcttgttccgagaatttctgctggagtttgtgaactccgtccgggaacttaagtccgcgaacccagtccgcgaacttgagtaggttatatctaaaaactatgtttgtgaacttattcttatataaactaaggaatgcaaattgcaaactgtggctatatagttcatgaaccgattcgagtgaatcaaatcgttttttcttcgattgtgtcttgtgtagttacataagatttccttgtaattaaacaactctctaaatagttcatttgagtcacttgaactagttatggtgaagaagaatatggttgatatgaaagtgatcatatggctaaccatttggttgactattgttgaaccaacaaatgtacaagtttgggtatggttacacaagcctagaaacgtgcatttcatttgtgtgtaacaagatagttttcgatctaacggttgaaagatattagcttgaatctaaatcaggttttcatctaacggtgaatattgaatgctttgttaccaagctaacattgattgcaaaccctgatttgaaagactatataagggaaatctctagcaactgggaaacctaatccccacaccttctgtgtgatactagttgtgctaagctagagtcgattctcctttaacctttggtttcttcttctaaactaggttaacgacttaaagacttcattgggattgtgaaggcagaccggtactactttcccgtagttgtgtgatctgatcttgttgtttctatcgtacgagtacaattgtaataattggcttgagattgatatctccgataggcaagatataaaagtaatcacaaacactccgtctcatcgtttgtgattccacaaaatcttttttcgctgcgtcgattaggattattgtgaggtgattgataataccaggaTGTTCTTCacgaatataagtccggtttatcaattggttcatgttcaccttggtttatcaaaagacagaacaaaactcgtaggtatattcgtgggagacggatttatctattaccgtagacttttctgtgtgataaagatttgtttattaaagttttcgactttgggtcgtagcaactcttagttgtgggtgagatcagctaagggaatcaagtacgtagcatcctgctgggatcagatacgtaggagcataattgtaccttggatcagtgtgagatcgattggggttcaactacagtacaaaccgaagttaatttggagaaggctagtgtctgtagcggcttaatacagtgtgtgttcaatcttgactaggtcccggggtttttctgcatttgtggtttcctcgttaacaaagttttggtgtctgtgttatttattttcctcattatattttgttatataattgaaatatcacaggttgtgcgttgttcaatcaattagaatatccgaccttttggttgttgatttaaatttatcgacacttggatattggtctttggtaccatccaagttatctctctagtatttgataaaacctcgcagatttctatttgcttgagtatatatcaaatcgagagattaagatataaactctttgatatagtttttatctagattgagtctgactgtctagttgattctctagaaagtatattggagtttttccatacagattgctaagagaaatattgggtgtggttgttgtacccccactttttcaattggtatcagagcaggaaaatacgttcaagaccttacaagtctgtgtttgtagcgatctgaggatggacgatagtatatctgataaacgcgtcaccagaaataaaggctatgttttgtctaattctattaaatataaagattcttcaatctcgaatatagatgaaccatgtgttccaacaagacagacaggctccgacatgagtatttccgattacccttcaaaagagtctatctctctaaatgaacgggaaacagctgaagagagtgtcttgattctaaatcttgctagaatccaagttgatagatttaatcggttaaaacaccatgtcgattttctgcttggtgtaataagagactgcaaattcaaagaaaatactgaagatcattcttcacgtatgactcttgaggctagcctcaaaaagaaTGCTTTGAAAatagaacatcgcttgagtaaactctctattcaaggatgctctaagcagtctaatataccaagcacttctgctacgcctgaatccagaagtaaaattggaatctCTTCCTTTTAAAAAGAATGTGAATGAATTTCCCATtcatcaaggatgttccacatcacatggaaggaagaaatctcctaacgaggttgttaagactaccgtgtctaatcactctagtgatcagaaagtatgccacttttgcgatgcaaaaggctctgctaaacaaaagagaaactctaggttgaataaaacctccttggttcaactttaacacaccttagacttaattatcaaaggtgtaactgacattcgtatgtctaaaccagttggttttcgtacttaccatgtgctgttaccaggaaggtcagttcaatgagttcctcaaatgctctaaagcagaatatgagtcttaacaagaatcgtccaaggaaagattatgtcgtttcctctggaaataacatttcccttaatgtgaacgaaattccagaagaaagaagaaaatttgattatatgagaaataacctgatggagataattgaaggatataaagaaattgtcgacgggttgtcatcctcctcaagtcaaaattcttctggtaagaactctaactatgtctcgtatttttatgacagtaagttttatgataaattCTCACATAAAAATGGATCTCTTTCTAGATttggaaggaaaaagagactcgatcataaacacagttcttttaatgagctcagagctcatacttgtgctaattaatcacaagggttaataACTTGATCATAAAAATCccgttgagcaagatgtgtaaaaatcaggtatactatggcaatttggtgttcttcttagttgagctatcctcttatcgtttataacTAAACTAGTGTTTGCAAACAATATTGCCTAAGAAGTATTTGTGTTGTCTAGTATCGTTTCTctctttatgcaattcttttgcaACTTTGTGGACTGCTACACTTTCTATAAATTACTCCTatggtaaggaatttattgagctatttatgaattctcatgtagcaaaagttcttttgttgttttattccttatgggccatgttgtattcgtatgtgtcCAAGGGTTACCATCACAAGTCAACGGTTTGCAAACCCTAGaggtcttcttccctaagaaaccatataaatactaaacctctgagtcacgtttgcgtactctaggttattttggtttatcaataatatcatccttttcacaatcgtgtggttttgctaaaggttttcttgataaaggtattggtttttaatccgaagggaggaagaaaagaacccttgtagatgaaaatcatcccaatgcctcgtgttactatgcatatactcatgagaacgttgagaaggatgatatgatttcttctgaagtggtccatgactttcttaagtattttgaggaagcaaaactgcagctcgttgatactctgaaaagtcttgatgtgttaaaaactgagttgaaaaaggtttcaactgaccttggtctcataaaaccgcacatcaatgatcttcataaagagaatctcttcttcgAAGATGAAATCGATGCTGCTAATAACAAGCTCAAAGACGCTAAGACTCGTGAGGATcttgaaccgtctatttgacctttGTTCGTGTTCGGCCATGGCACTGGAGTATGCTTGTGTTCcctagcttgttgatttcttctttgttttcctagtaaatattcttttctttttttttattagaagaaaaactagagtttggaatagccattattgtgattacacatagctatgtccaatgttttcatcttgatgtttttagatttattggtttaaattctaaatttgtttggaatatgaattttgcagtattaatctttctggttttatatattgcaaatttgtcatgggatatgtgtgtttacgtccgtgaactatgattgtcccataccttgtcaaaagtaaagtctttcgtatgtcgatatgcatgtattgataaaagaatgaatagacttttgacaaatacaaaagttaagcctattatgtcaattattgatggaagataggttaaaatcttttgtttgcaaggattatgtctattgaatgtcattatgcgaatagtgatggaaaatagaatgaatccttgtgtattccgcagtattgatcttcccgatccatattttatgtattactgtgaggctccataaagtgtcttatgttgagcattgaacgaccaagttgattatttttatggctagctatgttgttgttgttccgtgaggtactttatgtcgagcatattcaactaaattaatcatcttgtttgattatttagttgttgctccgtaagttttcttatgtcgagcatgaccaattaaattgattacttttgtgattagtttggttgtgtatttcgattatattaattatgggttctcttgtgattaatctaattgtatgtttttaagtctccataagttcacttatgttgagcatttctcgattaaattaatcatgggttctcttgtggttagtttagttgaatatttttggattcaaattcatacttgtatgtgattttttatgtccaaagaaatccttcttttctttcaaaattaaggtcgcccttgttgttctttcgggaatgacattaaatgggggagagttcttaattgaactggtgcttaattgccaaatctttgtggggagtgcggctgtggaatattatatgggtgtcttgtatttttataaattccttgatgaatgcatttagctttggatttatgattacatctaaataagataatatatttttgctttcttttggtcaagaaatgtctctttcggaaatttcatgaggatcccgttcttgtatctttgccaattttattgacaaaaagggggagaattaatatgtagttcacactacaaatacatatggttttcggaccattatgtaagggggagtggtttccatgtgagatggatcattgactaagggggagtgatacatatcaccatagtattgttgttgaagttgtgatacaattgaacattGACGCTTTGTAATAATACTAttgcactgtataacaatgattgagaactcttgttttctcgttgttatagctatggattttcaacaacgatgatgctgaacttacaacctttgggatcattggagtacttggaagtgacgaagatttcaagtaatgttgaagattaggcatatggaataggagctacaaaagttaatttatttattttttgtattccatatgtattgatagttttgtcactaaaattgacaaagggggagattgttagagcattgctcggtcgaactcgcatgcgttgctatctcaagcatgtttgtcaatgttagtgatcaaaactataagtcctgatttctagtctactatagctaaggtctcggactaggatagaaagtgtagttgagctcaagaactccatggaaatcatcatacaagacgaaggactactcaaggaaccagtggatcttcatcggactaaaaggtatttggagacttgagcttatctatcactcaaaagtatatttatctcctatcttgagacagaagtcatttttgctatatagacttagattatgcacatttgctatttcgagcggagtttatctcgcctatccatttatcgaaatatgtgttggtaagctttcgctttaaccaagttcatctttacttagtgacgaaagtcatgacaagtttcaatcactttgaaaattgcttactttgacgaaaaatattttgtgaataacatctatagaatatcaacgtcctctaagaatgttccaatgattgaaatgagagtttagattatataaccattggaggatataagcattgttgcggaaacacatatatgtataagtccttattccttgaaccgaagtctgtgaacttttttgatcaagagaaccgacatggtggtgtgagccaagtccgcgaactggcggaagttcttgttccgagaatttctgctggagtttgtgcactccgtccgggaacttaagtctgcgaacccaatctgcgaacttgagtaggttatatataaaaacgatgtttgtgaacttattcttatataaactaaggaatgcaaattgcaaaccgtggctatatagttcatgaaacgattcgagcaaatcaaatcgttttgtttcgattgtgtcttgtgtagttacataaaatttccttgcaattgcgtGTTCTATTAATACcttacaacatcaaagttcgcGTGGTAGTAGAAGACAAACTCCAAATTCAAAAGCCCAGCATTTCAGAAAAGCTATGAATGAATAAAGTGGGGCTGGTGTTTAGAATGCAACAGGAAGTTCCGACATGTCAGCTAGAGgactttgcaatttctgcaagaAAGACAAGGAGAGACACCACGAAGGTTCATTGTTCAGTGCAAGAAATTTGATGGATCCAGGCAGGGTACCAATTGAGTTGTCACAATTAACAAATCCTGAGAGTTTGCTTATAGCACGTGTGCACCCGACGATGTCAGTATATAGGGTTAAAGGCCAACAGTACAAATATGGGGGAAATGTCATTAATTTTGTGCAAGATGTTAATGTCATCGCTAGTGTTCTTCCACACAAACCAAAAGATTTGTCTGCAGTTTTGATTATAAAGAGGACCGGAATGAATTCAAACAAAGAGTTTGTTGTGCGGCGGGAATATGTACGGGAAGCTCTATTGTGGCTGGAAAAAAATCATACATATTACCATGGTATATCTATCAGTGATGGAAACATCAATGAATTACCTGAGAATGGCATTCCCGATGACCTTCCGGGTATGGGTGGAAATGAAGACCAACAAAGAAGCGATAGTCTCTTCGGGGAACAAAGCAATGAGGACGGGTACGATGGACCTCCGGAGTTGCAAGACCAGAGTTTTCATATAAATGAGTTTGAAACTGTTGGTACAATTGGAGCGATCGTACAACCAGATCAACAAAGATGTATCATAAGAGCTTTGGAGAGCGCCGAGGTAGATCAAACCATTGCAGAC
This DNA window, taken from Papaver somniferum cultivar HN1 chromosome 3, ASM357369v1, whole genome shotgun sequence, encodes the following:
- the LOC113359778 gene encoding uncharacterized protein LOC113359778, whose product is MSARGLCNFCKKDKERHHEGSLFSARNLMDPGRVPIELSQLTNPESLLIARVHPTMSVYRVKGQQYKYGGNVINFVQDVNVIASVLPHKPKDLSAVLIIKRTGMNSNKEFVVRREYVREALLWLEKNHTYYHGISISDGNINELPENGIPDDLPGMGGNEDQQRSDSLFGEQSNEDGYDGPPELQDQSFHINEFETVGTIGAIVQPDQQRCIIRALESAEVDQTIADMSFTGEVIDEFTTKRYITMAFPTLFPYGTADLLQLRPRKVRECQYFQYLMKYKDGRFVRDSRFRYFALNSLTRWRALSLGSVYVNNSPQDGNEKAGV